The Oncorhynchus mykiss isolate Arlee chromosome 17, USDA_OmykA_1.1, whole genome shotgun sequence genomic interval AGGAGTCCCAAGGGAAGTGACGTCCATAAAGTTCTTAGCGAGGGGTCCCTCCCTGTCTTTGCCCTGTTTGAGGAGAGGCCAGGGGAAGTTGGGGAGACCAGCAGCCCTGCTGGGGAGATGGACGAGACACAGACTGCCAGCACTCCCAGCATTCCCCGGTCTGGGCATGGCGGCAGAAGGAGTAGCCAGACCACCACTCCCACCCCCGGCCACAGAGAGGCAGGATTCACAGCCAGTAACATCTTTGATGTTATTATTCATCTGGCGCACTCTGACACTGACCGGGAACTCCACCAGGAGTTCAGCAGTGAGGATGATGTTTCACTGAATGACATCATGGACATGAAGTCAACCCTGGCCCTGGGTCAGATCCTGTCCTCATGGAAGCTGGTCAACATGATCTTCAGGGGGAAGGTCCACTACTTTGGGAAGGATCTCATCTGCAAGGTGTATCAGATGCTTCTGGACACCGGTATGGGCAGGAGGCCAATGGCCCGCCAGAGCAGGTCCGAGCCCATCCTGAAAGACCTGGCTGCCAACCGTAGGCTCTCCAATGAATTCTTCACAGACGTGCTGTACATGTTCATCCAACGGGCCATTAAGAATCTGCTGGAGAACTTCTTGGGTCTGCCGACCACCCCACCAGGCAGAGACATAATGTGGAATGACAACTTTAACTGGATGTATAGGGACGGCTGGGGGAACACCCCCACATCCAGCGAGGAGGAATTGTGGGACAGCGACTCCACCTGGTCAAGTGGGcatggggaggaggaagggacagagTCCCGTGGGAGGTGGGCCGCTCTGTTGGAGAAGGGCAGCTTACTGACCCTCCattcctccagctccctctccctctccgatgACAACAAGGAGGCACTAGGTTAGTTATTGTGTTGTTTTTACCATCTTTTGCACCCGCACAttccccttctttcttttctcttaTTGTCAGTAATGGTATTTTCATTTACTCTCctctttttttcttatttttctatACAGTGTTTGGAGACATTTTATGTGTGAAGTATTACTTTGAATCAAATGTCAAACTCATTCTATAGAAGGCCGGGTTTCTGCAGGTTTTCACTCCacccttgattgatgaattaaggtcactaattagttagaaactcctctcacctggttgtctaggtcttaattgaaaggaaaaaactaaaacccgcagacactcggccccccatggaatgagtttgacacccctgtattaaataaatgttgatttgaccAGGGGCCGTCTGCCAGGTCCTGACCACCAGGGTGGGAGACATCCTGAACAGTACCTGCAACGACGATTGCAAGGCCAGGCTCATCATCCAGAAAGGTACACTTATAACCTGTTTTACCCATATGACCAGTAATAACAGTGTAATAACCTGTGTAATAACCTGTGTATTACCATTATAGTAAATGTGCTAGATACTGCATAGTGTTATACATGAATGTGGCTTTGAACCATTTCAGAATATGAGTGTATTTTCTTAGGATTGGATTCCGGTGCCAGGGAAAGGTTCCCTGACTCTCCGTGTCCCTCTTCACCCAAGGACGAAGAGGAGGTGGTTGTGAGTGCCATGACTGTCTCATACCCTAAACCCTCCACCTCAACCCAGGCAGCATGGGCAGCTCCTGCCCAGACTATGGACGTTTTTCTGCCCAGACCATGCCTGGATGAAGAAGAGGTAGTGCCCAGCACCTCCTTGAAGGACAACTCTGTGACAACCACCCATGCAGCACTGGCAGCTCCTTCCCAGAGCCTGGAAGAAGAGGTGGGAGAAGCTGAGGTGTCCCATGTGAGTGAGAGCTCCCTGATGCCCACCAAGGCCATTGAGAAGATTCCCTCCCTCCTACCAGGCAAGATCCTTATCGAGGAGGACACCCTCAGTTGCAGCACTCCCTGGGCCACCGTCATGAGCCCCCAGACCCTGAAGTTCATCCTCCACGGCATCATGTGCCGACTGGAGGCCTCAGAGTCCCCCCAGACAAGGAGGGCTAATGACCCCTTCAGGCTGATGAAGGATCTCTTTCTGGAGGTCCAGCATGCCCTGAAGTATGCTGACATCTCTGTCCTCTTTGGCCTGGAGGAGAGCATCCAATTCATTGGGGAGGATGCGGTGAAGGCCATCGTGAAGACTGCAGCTAAAAGATTGTCCCTGCGTTCGGACTCCAACCGGGCTCAACTGCGTGCCGCGCGCTCTGGTGGTGAGGCAGCCATCAGGCGCATGGCGGACACCATCACACAAGTCATAGATGACTATTCCGAGGACTGGAGTTCCGGTGGCCATTTTGGAGCCAGGAGGAGCCGTGCTAGTGGGAGGTCACACTCCTCAACCTCCTCAAGGAGTGACGTCACCCTCACCGAGGAGCTCCTGGCCCGGAGGGAATCCCTTGAAGAGGACCTAGCGGAGATGGCTGATGACAGCACTGGTTTGGAGAAGACCATTGTAAGCTCAGCCATCTCTGCCAAGTCCCAGGTAATTAGCTACATTTCAGACAGCTCCGAGCCCAACAGCTGTGCCCTCTTCACAGACCTCGAGGACATCACCTCCACACATGTGAGACAGACAAGAACTAGTAGATTGTTTAGTTATTTGGGCTGTTTGATTGTGAGGCATCAACTcaaatctgtttctctctctacgaaggagaaggagaaggaagaggctATGAAGGAAGAAGTGAGGAAGTCAGGAAAGAAGAGGCGAAGAAATAAcaaggaccagaagaagaacaaggtGTCTCCTCTTGGCAATGATAGTAAGTCCTCATTTCTGTCAGTCAACATGTGCGTCTGTCTTCAGCACACTATTGTAATGTAAGGACGGGAGACTATGATGAAGTTATCAGGGTCTTATTCATTAGCCACTAAATGGAAGAGAACAGACTAAAACAGGGAGGAACTTTCTTGAACTTGCCAATaacaaattcttgtttttgttttctgtttcaaaacattttgctactgtgtgcctgaatgaacacgaccctgattTCATGCCCTGTTCTATGTCACCTGTTCAGGTACTGTGGCTGCAGATGAGCCGAAGAAAAAACAGTCTCTCCTCCCGCGGATCACAGCTGCCCTGGCAAgactattttgcttcccctgcaAAAAAAGATGCAAAAAGTAACTGCAGagacgagtttgggaaaccctgatacCACCTCCCCCAACCCACTTTCTAAAAAAACATCAGTGCCACCAGAAGAGGGAGACAACCCCCCCTAACTAATTTGATTACCCCCCCATTTAATTTAATAAACACAACTTTCAGCTATTTTGATCttctttacttttttttttacagacccACCTGCATGCTATAGATTCGTAAGGTCAATTTGCTGTGTACTGTCTACAGTATCATTGTTATGAGTAGGTTCACTGTGTCAGtcattatttttacctttatttaactaggcaagttagtttagaacaaattcttattttcaatgacgacctaggaacattgggttaactgccttgttcaggggcagaacaacatatattTTAGGCTACCTGTCGCTATATAGGTATAGGCTAAATGCCCTAACCTAATTGCAATTTACATAATAAGAGTTACAATAGAATAATTCCCTAATTGTATCTTTCTTGAGAGGGAATAAATCTCTAATACACTATACTCAATACCATACAGTAAGCACACCACTGTATACCGATGCAAGCCCCGCCTCCCCGCAGAATAAAGAATAGACACGAGTGGATAATTGCGGTGTCACTACAAAGGATACCTTAATTAAGCCAATTCATTGGCTGTGTTGTAATCTGATTGGTGTGTGTACCACCTAATGCAAAAGGTGTAAAAACGCTGAAGCACTCCATTCTGTTCATGATTTCTATTTATGATTGACGCTGCTGTTTAAAGCTATATTTTTTAATGTCTGCCTTATTTGCATTATTACACAtttggagaggacaggggagatagGGTGGACAGCTCCCTGTCTAGTAGTTGTAGCtgtagtatctgggatctacatctgtttatattagttactgtgctgttactaagcagtaatgcattacggcagtgttacgttactacacctaataggaaatgcacatgcgcactgGAATGCCGCGAACTGTAGAGCACGAGGGGTTTTGACTAAACGAAATCTAACTGTACTCTcgtctcctgcctggtcatttctccacaacacaaatattacagtGGCGACGAGGTGATTAAACTACATAAACGGACATTGCTTGAAGGGAAGAATGTTGCTTGAGTAATGAAACTCAAAATAATTATGTAATTCGTCAGTTATATTTATTTTCTTTCGCCAGTAGAGAAGTCTAAGCACTGCTAGCACTGCTAGTACAGTATTCAGGAGCTGCCAAGTAGCAAGACTATTGGAGTCCAGAATAGCGACACTACCCATTGAAATTAGGCGATCTCAGTGGAGAAATATTGACAAGGGGAAAAAAAAGGAAGAAGGGACGTACATTAATACAAATGAGTGCAGTGAATGAAGTAATTGCAGAAACTTCTGAAGTGAAGAAGTAGATGACTATTCAGAAAATTAAGGAATATAAGGAAACTGAACAATTAACTGTGAAAATGGCAACCATCGGTCGAGTATCAGAGTTTGAGGCTACAAAAGAGGATTTTGATTCCAATTTGGAGCGTTTTGAGCGTTGGCTGATAAACCCATCAATGATTAGAGTTATTTGACCATAATCATTTGTTTGGTCCATATTATTGACACTAAATAGAGGTTATTTTAACCGTAGCTGTTAAAAGTCCAACAGTGGGAGTGTGCAGCAGACTAATGATGGCGCGACTTTAATTCCTGACTATTTCAGTTATGGCCAACAGAGGGCAACATTTATCCATAAAATACGATTAAACCTCACTGAACCAAAGTGAATTGGGTTACACTGTAAACTTTATAGAGATTTCGTATGTGATCAGAAACGATGCATTCATTTCCCAGAGTGGTCGCACTGTGTTATTGTAGTTGACGTAATCGTGTACAATGGCATGACGTAATATATGAGCCTATGACTTAAACGCACTCAAGAGAAGGTTCAGTGCTTACTTCTGGCTCAGTTGAGTTGATGATTTACAAAGGAgagtcatcctcatgttcaaatAAATCACTTTGAGTGGACAAAGATGACATTCTGTGAGTACAGCAAAACGGGCCaagattttgtaaaaaaaaaaaattgaaatgtattttaaaatgtatttgtttataaAAAATGTCAGGTCCAATCTGAAGGGTGCCTGAAAGCACAATGGATAGAAATCATAAACGGTTGAGAATAATTCTTCAAAAAGTAAGTCTCATAAgtgattaaaaaaatgtttttgttaattCTGGGGCTTTCTCTCTTGATATGTAATGGGGCTATCTTCTTGGTAGTATAGCCTATATGCTGTAAAAACAGATTGACATGATTTATAGTTGGAAAAGTGGGCATAATAATGGAGGGCTTAAGTTAAATGTATTTCCTTATGATCCTGTACCCCAGGCTAGGACCCTCCAAGCTAGTGCTGGAGAGCAGGTGCTCCAGACAGACGTCATTTCTGCTGGCCATGATGGAGTAAGGCTGCCAGCCCTGGGAGACTGCCCCAAGGACAGCCCTCTAAAGGTAAGAAACAGCTTTTAGTTCTGATGCAAAACGTCTGGTTGTAACGGAGACCAGTTGGTTGTAATCTAGTAATATGATGTGTTGAAAACCAGTTTACAACGAGATAATAACACCATTAAGACACATGGACCACCTACTAGTTAGAACTAATAGTATTGGAATTCTGATTGTAAATATAAGGTTATGATTTATAGTTGGAAAAGTGGGCATAATAATGGAGGGCTTAAGTTAAATGTATTTCCTTATGATCCTGTACCCCAGGCTAGGACCCTCCAAGCTAGTGCTGGAGAGCAGGTGCTCCAGACAGACGTCCATTCTGCTGGCCATGATGGAGTAAGGCTGCCAGCCCTGGGAGACTGCCCCAAGGACAGCCCTCTAAAGGTAAGAAACAGCTTTTAGTTCTGATGCAAAACGTCTGGTTGTAACGGAGACCAGTTGGTTGTAATCTAGTAATATGACGGGTTGAAAACCAGTTTACAACGAGATAATAACACCATTAAGACACATGGACCACCTA includes:
- the LOC118940380 gene encoding uncharacterized protein LOC118940380 isoform X2, whose protein sequence is MISSPSVDDLLTPKSDVTSVAKSDDASCPISPEAFSLTNFLKSHPQRKLIRKFLKQMNVTIGDLDEIIEWVVCVSSEVFLPVMALHRTSRPESSDSSHWGSGVLQIVSEKFHQRSSEPKGRLLGGQPPTPPSETDKELQGIADLSVSNILKRAQEDLFSSGEDDLENTHPGITLTEEKLSSIFSELFRDACESAQEAARRIHHMRSGRGNNSQNGSWPGSSQGSSKSNMPELGELGSVRSPKGSDVHKVLSEGSLPVFALFEERPGEVGETSSPAGEMDETQTASTPSIPRSGHGGRRSSQTTTPTPGHREAGFTASNIFDVIIHLAHSDTDRELHQEFSSEDDVSLNDIMDMKSTLALGQILSSWKLVNMIFRGKVHYFGKDLICKVYQMLLDTGMGRRPMARQSRSEPILKDLAANRRLSNEFFTDVLYMFIQRAIKNLLENFLGLPTTPPGRDIMWNDNFNWMYRDGWGNTPTSSEEELWDSDSTWSSGHGEEEGTESRGRWAALLEKGSLLTLHSSSSLSLSDDNKEALGAVCQVLTTRVGDILNSTCNDDCKARLIIQKGLDSGARERFPDSPCPSSPKDEEEVVVSAMTVSYPKPSTSTQAAWAAPAQTMDVFLPRPCLDEEEVVPSTSLKDNSVTTTHAALAAPSQSLEEEVGEAEVSHVSESSLMPTKAIEKIPSLLPGKILIEEDTLSCSTPWATVMSPQTLKFILHGIMCRLEASESPQTRRANDPFRLMKDLFLEVQHALKYADISVLFGLEESIQFIGEDAVKAIVKTAAKRLSLRSDSNRAQLRAARSGGEAAIRRMADTITQVIDDYSEDWSSGGHFGARRSRASGRSHSSTSSRSDVTLTEELLARRESLEEDLAEMADDSTGLEKTIVSSAISAKSQEKEKEEAMKEEVRKSGKKRRRNNKDQKKNKVSPLGNDSTVAADEPKKKQSLLPRITAALARLFCFPCKKRCKK
- the LOC118940380 gene encoding uncharacterized protein LOC118940380 isoform X1; translated protein: MISSPSVDDLLTPKSDVTSVAKSDDASCPISPEAFSLTNFLKSHPQRKLIRKFLKQMNVTIGDLDEIIEWVVCVSSEVFLPVMALHRTSRPESSDSSHWGSGVLQIVSEKFHQRSSEPKGRLLGGQPPTPPSETDKELQGIADLSVSNILKRAQEDLFSSGEDDLENTHPGITLTEEKLSSIFSELFRDACESAQEAARRIHHMRSGRGNNSQNGSWPGSSQGSSKSNMPELGELGSVRSPKGSDVHKVLSEGSLPVFALFEERPGEVGETSSPAGEMDETQTASTPSIPRSGHGGRRSSQTTTPTPGHREAGFTASNIFDVIIHLAHSDTDRELHQEFSSEDDVSLNDIMDMKSTLALGQILSSWKLVNMIFRGKVHYFGKDLICKVYQMLLDTGMGRRPMARQSRSEPILKDLAANRRLSNEFFTDVLYMFIQRAIKNLLENFLGLPTTPPGRDIMWNDNFNWMYRDGWGNTPTSSEEELWDSDSTWSSGHGEEEGTESRGRWAALLEKGSLLTLHSSSSLSLSDDNKEALGAVCQVLTTRVGDILNSTCNDDCKARLIIQKGLDSGARERFPDSPCPSSPKDEEEVVVSAMTVSYPKPSTSTQAAWAAPAQTMDVFLPRPCLDEEEVVPSTSLKDNSVTTTHAALAAPSQSLEEEVGEAEVSHVSESSLMPTKAIEKIPSLLPGKILIEEDTLSCSTPWATVMSPQTLKFILHGIMCRLEASESPQTRRANDPFRLMKDLFLEVQHALKYADISVLFGLEESIQFIGEDAVKAIVKTAAKRLSLRSDSNRAQLRAARSGGEAAIRRMADTITQVIDDYSEDWSSGGHFGARRSRASGRSHSSTSSRSDVTLTEELLARRESLEEDLAEMADDSTGLEKTIVSSAISAKSQVISYISDSSEPNSCALFTDLEDITSTHVRQTRTSRLFSYLGCLIVRHQLKSVSLSTKEKEKEEAMKEEVRKSGKKRRRNNKDQKKNKVSPLGNDSTVAADEPKKKQSLLPRITAALARLFCFPCKKRCKK